One part of the Ornithorhynchus anatinus isolate Pmale09 chromosome 21, mOrnAna1.pri.v4, whole genome shotgun sequence genome encodes these proteins:
- the RHBDD3 gene encoding rhomboid domain-containing protein 3, producing MPSGPPRAPALAPPGLPLASSALMLLLSCLWWAGAGRSLALNLDLTLGHWQAYRLLTFPLGHTALPALLLSLALCPILGWYEESRLGTLRYVWASVLGTLGSGLLYVLLAGLGAPGAGSACGYTPVHLALLASRPRGPAGGPGRLVAAALPCLLLLGLGRLLGEDSPLLLHLCALVWGLLSSSGNLRCLELSERRLRQWQNSAMCRALKAPWLFRFVPAPGQAGVLPFTHPAGTRSPTPVLPPNPPGILGSGPPRPPALGMTPLLAPGLAGGPSWPGAPAFSEPVPAPGSPPSPPNPPSPWLLAEALDERLLQAGIEASLLERGPPGPAEELRLPKSSVSSLRLQQLERMGFPTEQAVVALAATGRVEGAVSLLIGGQVGDEVLVTTEARAQRPGEGGGLAPQDPGHSGP from the exons ATGCCGTCGGGGCCCCCGCGGGCACCGGCCCTGGCGCCGCCCGGTCTCCCCCTGGCCTCGTCGGCCCTGATGCTGCTGCTGAGctgcctgtggtgggcaggggccgGCCGCAGCCTGGCTCTCAACCTGGACTTGACCCTCGGACACTGGCAGG CGTACCGGCTGCTGACCTTCCCCCTGGGCCACACGGCCCTGCCCGCCCTGCTCCTCAGCCTGGCGCTCTGCCCCATCCTGGGCTGGTATGAGGAGAGCCGCCTGGGCACCCTCCGCTACGTGTGGGCCTCGGTCCTGGGCACCCTGGGCAGCGGCCTCCTCTACGTGCTCCTGGCCGGGCTGGGGGCGCCCGGGGCGGGCAGCGCGTGCGGCTACACCCCGGTCCACCTGGCCCTGCTGGCGTCGCGGCcgaggggcccggcgggcggcccggggcggcTGGTGGCGGCGGCCCTGCCCTGCCTGCTGCTGCTCGGCCTGGGGCGGCTGCTGGGCGAGGattccccgctcctcctccacctgtgcgcTCTGGTCTGGGGCCTGCTCT CTTCGTCGGGGAATCTCCGGTGTCTGGAGCTGTCCGAGCGGCGGCTTCGGCAGTGGCAGAACAGTGCGATGTGCAGGGCCCTGAAGGCCCCTTGGCTATTCCGCTTTGTCCCCGCCCCGGGTCAAGCGGGGGTCCTGCCCTTCACCCATCCAGCCGGGACCAG ATCTCCAACTCCAGTCCTCCCCCCGAACCCTCCCGGAATCCTCGgctccggcccgccccggcccccagccctggGGATGACCCCCCTGCTGGCCCCGGGCCTGGCAGGTGGACCCTCGTGGCCCGGGGCCCCAGCTTTCTCTGAGCCAGTCCCCGCCCCGGGCAGCCCCCCATCCCCGCCGAACCCGCCGTCTCCGTGGCTGCTGGCGGAGGCCCTGGACGAACGGCTACTGCAGGCCGGGATCGAGGCCTCGCTGCTGGAGCGGGGTCCCCCGGGGCCCGCCGAGGAGCTGCGCCTTCCCAAGTCCTCCGTGTCCTCCCTGCG GCTGCAACAGCTGGAGCGCATGGGCTTCCCCACGGAGCAAGCCGTGGTGGCCCTGGCGGCTACCGGCCGCGTGGAGGGAGCCGTCTCGCTGCTCATCGGGGGACAGGTGGGGGACGAGGTGCTGGTGACCACGGAGGCCAGAGCCCAGCGTCCTGGGGAGGGCGGCGGCCTCGCGCCCCAGGACCCGGGCCACTCCGGCCCCTGA